One window from the genome of Candidatus Methylomirabilota bacterium encodes:
- a CDS encoding Ku protein, translating into MPPHAIGSGTISFGLVSIPIKLYTAVSSQGVSFNLLHAKCGSRIKQQTFCPVCNEVVERGALVRGYEFAKDQYARVTDEELKALEGEASKIVDIAEFVPLESVDPIYFEKTYYLGPDKGGDKAYRLLADAMAKHGRVALAKFVMRGKESLVLIRPAQGGLMLHTMYFADEVRSFGEIERGESAKIKEGELELALQLIDGLSKDAFRPEGYADEYRQRVLDLVNQKVEGKEVAAAGPEVKRAQVIDLMDALKQSLAKRVAAAEAAAPAEKKPLAKAGRAQVPAPARKAQGGKK; encoded by the coding sequence ATGCCGCCGCATGCGATCGGCTCCGGCACGATCTCGTTCGGGCTGGTCTCCATCCCGATCAAGCTCTACACCGCCGTCTCCTCGCAGGGGGTGTCCTTCAACCTCCTGCACGCCAAGTGCGGCTCGCGGATCAAGCAGCAGACCTTCTGCCCGGTCTGCAACGAGGTCGTCGAGCGCGGGGCGCTCGTCCGCGGCTACGAGTTCGCCAAGGACCAGTACGCGCGCGTGACCGACGAGGAGCTGAAGGCGCTCGAGGGCGAGGCCTCGAAGATCGTCGACATCGCCGAGTTCGTCCCGCTCGAGTCGGTGGACCCGATCTACTTCGAGAAGACCTACTACCTCGGTCCCGACAAGGGCGGCGACAAGGCGTACCGCCTGCTCGCCGACGCGATGGCGAAGCACGGGCGCGTCGCGCTCGCGAAGTTCGTCATGCGCGGCAAGGAGAGCCTCGTCCTGATCCGGCCCGCGCAGGGCGGGCTCATGCTCCACACCATGTACTTCGCCGACGAGGTCCGGAGCTTCGGCGAGATCGAGCGCGGCGAGTCCGCGAAGATCAAGGAAGGCGAGCTCGAGCTGGCGCTCCAGCTCATCGACGGCCTCTCGAAGGACGCGTTCCGGCCGGAGGGTTACGCGGACGAGTACCGGCAGCGCGTCCTCGACCTCGTGAACCAGAAGGTCGAGGGCAAGGAGGTCGCCGCCGCCGGGCCCGAGGTCAAGCGCGCGCAGGTGATCGACCTCATGGACGCGCTCAAGCAGAGCCTCGCGAAGCGCGTCGCCGCGGCCGAGGCCGCCGCGCCCGCCGAGAAGAAGCCGCTCGCGAAGGCCGGGCGCGCCCAGGTGCCGGCCCCCGCGCGGAAGGCGCAGGGCGGCAAGAAGTAG
- a CDS encoding NADPH:quinone reductase has protein sequence MRAIRVHKFGGPEVLQLDEVTDPKPGPGQVLVRVRAAGVNPVDTYVRSGNYAMLPALPYIPGNDCAGVIETVGDGVARFKKGDRVYVVRTITPMSGAYAELALCDASMVHPLPTNVSFSQGAALSVPYGTAYRGLHHKAHARPGETILVHGASGGVGIAAVQLARAHGMIVVGTAGSERGRKLVQEHGAHHVLDHSTPDYLQKLMELTGGRGADVILEMLANVNLQKDLDVVARFGRIVVIGNRGSIEINPRGAMGKDAAILGLALWNASPEEMASIHAAVGAGLANGTLEPVVGQELPLKEAVRAHEAVLKPGAYGKIVLIP, from the coding sequence ATGAGGGCGATCCGCGTCCACAAGTTCGGCGGCCCCGAGGTGCTCCAGCTCGACGAGGTGACCGACCCGAAGCCCGGGCCGGGGCAGGTGCTGGTGCGCGTCCGCGCCGCCGGCGTGAACCCCGTGGACACGTACGTCCGCTCGGGGAACTACGCGATGCTCCCCGCGCTCCCGTACATCCCCGGCAACGATTGCGCCGGCGTGATCGAGACGGTGGGCGACGGCGTCGCCCGGTTCAAGAAGGGCGACCGCGTCTACGTCGTGCGCACGATCACGCCGATGAGCGGCGCCTACGCGGAGCTCGCGCTCTGCGACGCGTCGATGGTCCACCCGCTCCCGACCAACGTCTCGTTCTCCCAGGGCGCGGCGCTGAGCGTGCCGTATGGCACGGCCTATCGCGGCCTCCATCACAAGGCCCACGCGCGCCCCGGCGAGACGATCCTCGTCCACGGCGCCTCTGGCGGCGTCGGCATCGCGGCGGTGCAGCTCGCGCGCGCTCACGGGATGATCGTCGTCGGAACGGCCGGAAGCGAGCGCGGGCGCAAGCTCGTCCAGGAGCACGGCGCCCATCACGTCCTCGACCACTCGACGCCCGACTATCTCCAGAAGCTCATGGAGCTGACGGGCGGGCGCGGCGCGGACGTGATCCTCGAGATGCTCGCCAACGTGAACCTCCAGAAGGACCTCGACGTCGTCGCGCGCTTCGGCCGGATCGTCGTGATCGGCAACCGCGGGTCCATCGAGATCAACCCGCGCGGCGCGATGGGCAAGGACGCGGCGATCCTCGGCCTGGCGCTCTGGAACGCGTCGCCGGAGGAGATGGCGTCGATCCACGCGGCCGTGGGCGCCGGGCTCGCGAACGGCACGCTGGAGCCCGTCGTCGGCCAGGAGCTGCCGCTGAAGGAGGCGGTGCGGGCGCACGAGGCCGTCCTCAAGCCGGGAGCCTACGGGAAGATCGTCCTGATCCCCTGA
- the ligD gene encoding DNA ligase D yields MVRRDLDAYRRKRDPERTPEPFGGRRSTDGHLFVVHKHSARRLHYDLRLEIGGVLASWAVPKGPSVRHGEKRLAVHVEDHPLEYADFEGVIPEGSYGAGPSIVWDRGAFRPLGDRPAREQVERGKLEFELSGVKLRGRWVLARMSGKDREWLLLKKRDAFADGEEPVERWPESVLSGLTVEELRDGPKRLATLATRLDELAAPRREVAPRAGGFMLATLAAEPFSDPAWLFEIKYDGVRVFAARAGERVELVGRSGADVTGRYPEVVRALRALPLERFVLDGEIVALDDAGRSSFQRLQTRMNLTRAADVEAMAREVPVSGVFFDALALDGRDLRALPLDRRRELLALLLPPRGVVSRGDYVLEHGREFFEAAAEQRLEGIVAKKRASAYVAGRSRDWLKLKCQRRQEFVIGGYTAPQGSRAHFGALHLGLYERGRLVYVSKVGTGFDDATLARIAEKLRPLARPTSPFDAGTPAGRGHHWVEPKLVCEVRFTEWTADGGLRHPAFLGLRDDKRPEDCRREEPTPGPRGRRQPSSTTLALSAAGRSGGSAPEAARRSYGSRKAPRAPAPASPLPSRSRGAVAALERPEVVVTNPGKVFWPEEKYTKADLVGYYDRVAPFLLPYLRDRPLVLTRYPDGIAGKSFFQKDAPAWTPEWVRTERIYSKDAGRDIDYFIVNDRESLRYVANLGTIPLHMWGSRIGSLDRPDWLVLDLDPKGAPFTDVVRVARALRGLLEELELESHVKTSGATGLHILLPLGARYDYETVRTFARLLALLGVDAEPEIATLARPIKSRGGKVYVDWGQNGHGQTIVAPFSVRPLPGAPVSCPLRWDEVTARLDPKRFTIKTAPARFEKLGDPMRPVLAGGIDLGGVLARIERMFGKKA; encoded by the coding sequence GTGGTTAGGCGCGACCTCGACGCCTACCGGCGCAAGCGCGACCCGGAGCGGACGCCCGAGCCCTTCGGCGGCCGCCGGTCCACTGACGGCCATCTGTTCGTCGTGCACAAGCACTCGGCGCGCCGGCTCCACTACGACCTCCGGCTCGAGATCGGCGGTGTGCTCGCGAGCTGGGCCGTGCCGAAGGGGCCGTCCGTGCGGCACGGCGAGAAGCGCCTGGCCGTCCACGTCGAGGACCATCCCCTCGAGTACGCCGACTTCGAGGGCGTGATCCCCGAGGGGAGCTACGGTGCGGGACCGTCGATCGTCTGGGACCGCGGCGCGTTCCGCCCGCTCGGCGACCGGCCCGCGCGCGAGCAGGTGGAGCGCGGCAAGCTCGAGTTCGAGCTCTCCGGGGTGAAGCTCCGAGGACGGTGGGTGCTCGCGCGGATGAGCGGCAAGGACCGCGAGTGGCTCCTGCTCAAGAAGCGCGACGCGTTCGCCGACGGCGAGGAGCCCGTCGAGCGCTGGCCGGAGTCGGTGCTCTCCGGCCTCACCGTCGAGGAGCTCCGCGACGGGCCGAAGCGCCTCGCGACGCTTGCCACCCGGCTCGACGAGCTCGCGGCGCCGCGGCGCGAGGTCGCGCCGCGCGCCGGCGGGTTCATGCTCGCGACGCTCGCGGCCGAGCCCTTCTCCGATCCCGCGTGGCTCTTCGAGATCAAGTACGACGGCGTCCGGGTCTTCGCGGCGCGCGCGGGCGAGCGGGTCGAGCTCGTCGGACGGAGCGGCGCCGACGTGACCGGGCGCTACCCGGAGGTCGTGCGCGCGCTCCGCGCGCTCCCGCTCGAGCGCTTCGTCCTCGACGGCGAGATCGTCGCGCTCGACGACGCTGGACGCTCGAGCTTCCAGCGGCTCCAGACCCGCATGAACCTCACGCGGGCCGCCGACGTCGAGGCGATGGCGCGTGAGGTGCCCGTGAGCGGCGTCTTCTTCGACGCGCTCGCCCTCGACGGGCGCGACCTCCGCGCGCTCCCGCTCGACCGGCGCCGGGAGCTGCTCGCCCTGCTCCTGCCGCCGCGCGGCGTCGTGAGCCGCGGCGACTACGTCCTCGAGCACGGCCGCGAGTTCTTCGAGGCCGCCGCCGAGCAGCGGCTCGAGGGCATCGTGGCGAAGAAGCGGGCGAGCGCCTACGTGGCGGGGCGCTCGCGGGACTGGCTCAAGCTCAAGTGCCAGCGCCGCCAGGAGTTCGTGATCGGCGGCTACACGGCGCCGCAGGGCTCCCGCGCCCACTTCGGCGCGCTCCACCTCGGCCTCTACGAGCGGGGGCGGCTCGTGTACGTCTCGAAGGTCGGGACCGGCTTCGACGACGCGACGCTCGCGCGGATCGCCGAGAAGCTCCGGCCACTGGCCCGGCCGACCTCACCCTTCGACGCGGGCACGCCCGCGGGGCGCGGCCACCACTGGGTCGAGCCGAAGCTCGTCTGCGAGGTGCGCTTCACGGAATGGACCGCGGACGGCGGGCTCCGCCATCCCGCCTTCCTCGGGCTGCGCGACGACAAGCGCCCCGAGGACTGCCGGCGCGAGGAACCGACTCCTGGGCCGCGGGGGCGCAGGCAGCCCTCCTCGACCACGCTAGCTCTCAGCGCCGCAGGCCGGTCCGGGGGGTCGGCGCCGGAGGCAGCGCGCAGAAGCTACGGGTCTCGGAAGGCTCCCCGCGCTCCCGCCCCCGCATCCCCGCTTCCATCCCGCTCACGCGGGGCGGTCGCGGCGCTCGAACGTCCGGAGGTCGTGGTCACCAATCCGGGGAAGGTGTTCTGGCCGGAGGAGAAGTACACGAAGGCCGATCTCGTCGGGTACTACGATCGCGTCGCGCCGTTCCTGCTGCCGTACCTCCGGGACCGGCCGCTCGTGCTGACGCGCTATCCCGACGGGATCGCGGGGAAGTCGTTCTTCCAGAAGGACGCGCCCGCGTGGACGCCCGAGTGGGTCCGCACGGAGCGCATCTATTCGAAGGACGCCGGGCGTGACATCGACTACTTCATCGTGAACGACCGCGAGAGTCTGCGCTACGTGGCGAACCTCGGCACGATCCCGCTCCACATGTGGGGCTCGCGGATCGGCTCGCTCGACCGCCCGGACTGGCTCGTCCTCGACCTCGATCCGAAGGGCGCGCCGTTCACCGATGTCGTCAGGGTGGCGCGCGCGCTCCGCGGCCTGCTCGAGGAGCTCGAGCTCGAGAGCCACGTCAAGACGTCGGGCGCGACGGGGCTCCACATCCTGCTCCCGCTCGGCGCGCGCTACGACTACGAGACCGTGCGCACGTTCGCCCGGCTCCTCGCGCTGCTCGGCGTCGACGCGGAGCCGGAGATCGCGACGCTGGCGCGCCCGATCAAGTCCCGCGGCGGCAAGGTCTACGTGGATTGGGGCCAGAACGGCCACGGCCAGACGATCGTCGCGCCCTTCTCCGTGCGCCCGCTGCCGGGCGCGCCCGTGTCGTGCCCGCTCCGCTGGGACGAGGTGACCGCGC
- a CDS encoding class II aldolase/adducin family protein: MTDLTRRGFTTGGALALAGIVLGAPRRAAAQAAPASAGPPDPQLVEDLVAAGRILVDQNVLDGYGHVSARHDRDPSRYLMTRSLAPELVTAADIMEYDLESNPVDARGRAMFIERFIHGEIYKGRPDVKAVVHCHSPSVIPFGVTGVPLRPLYHMSAFIWEGVPVFDIRDAMGGMTDMLVRSPAIGHALARTLGGRAVALMRGHGAVIVGASLPVAVFRSVYLEMNAKLQAQAMAQSANIRYLEPEEARRAEASIAGTLGRPWELWKRKALGK; this comes from the coding sequence ATGACCGACCTCACGCGACGTGGTTTCACGACCGGCGGTGCGCTCGCACTGGCCGGCATCGTGCTCGGCGCGCCCCGGCGCGCGGCGGCCCAGGCCGCGCCCGCGTCCGCCGGGCCGCCCGACCCGCAGCTCGTCGAGGACCTCGTGGCCGCCGGCCGCATCCTCGTGGACCAGAACGTCCTCGACGGCTACGGCCACGTCAGCGCGCGCCACGACCGCGACCCGAGCCGCTACCTGATGACGCGCTCGCTCGCGCCCGAGCTCGTCACCGCGGCCGACATCATGGAGTACGACCTCGAGTCGAACCCGGTGGACGCGCGCGGGCGCGCGATGTTCATCGAGCGCTTCATCCACGGCGAGATCTACAAGGGCCGCCCCGACGTCAAGGCGGTGGTCCACTGCCACTCGCCGTCCGTCATCCCGTTCGGCGTGACGGGCGTCCCGCTCCGGCCGCTCTATCACATGAGCGCCTTCATCTGGGAGGGCGTGCCGGTGTTCGACATCCGCGACGCGATGGGCGGCATGACCGACATGCTCGTGCGCAGCCCGGCGATCGGCCACGCCCTCGCGCGGACGCTCGGGGGCCGCGCCGTGGCGCTCATGCGCGGCCACGGCGCGGTCATCGTGGGTGCGTCGCTGCCCGTCGCGGTGTTCCGCAGCGTGTACCTCGAGATGAACGCGAAGCTCCAGGCGCAAGCGATGGCCCAGAGCGCCAATATCCGGTACCTTGAGCCCGAGGAAGCGCGCCGCGCCGAGGCCTCGATCGCCGGCACGCTCGGGCGCCCCTGGGAGCTCTGGAAGCGCAAGGCGCTCGGAAAGTGA
- a CDS encoding CPBP family intramembrane glutamic endopeptidase, whose product MPLAPERRHIGVATVFAALVLLAFVGVMVWLHHGASRVEEVAEPERALAAVVGRTLDLDDGLARAPAWERRLYALLVGSRAEDLAQAIVWYDELEALSPDPGVDLCLAILEGEAGRLDRLRRRVRAWELRERPLPALAGLVRAAYLDGAADPGPAARPMLNAALGPGWFRDRLALALAARAGDGALAAAAGAELAERGRRLLWRLRAFALAQAAIFAAGVVALARLVRRRGARARPGSAALPPPWSGRDGAVVLIRGGAVGAVLMTAFFLVPADGAGRSAVRVALATAANLAFVPVLLMARRRLLRPAGVGLAAGFGLAPSRRDLGTLAAVLFAVLALGQAGGWGIDFTARALGLSSHWTEWFEADLAWGGRLVVGVTLLDVVALTPVLEELLFRGLLFATLRRGLGVPAAAVASAAVFAVAHGYGTLGFASVFWSACLWAWAYEKTGSLWPCIGAHAVDNLGASLSVLLVLRG is encoded by the coding sequence GTGCCCTTAGCGCCGGAGCGCCGACATATCGGGGTCGCGACCGTGTTCGCGGCGCTGGTCCTGCTCGCGTTCGTCGGCGTCATGGTCTGGCTCCACCACGGCGCGTCGCGCGTGGAGGAGGTCGCCGAGCCCGAGCGCGCGCTCGCAGCCGTCGTCGGACGCACGCTCGATCTCGACGATGGCCTCGCCCGGGCGCCCGCGTGGGAGCGGCGGCTCTACGCCCTGCTCGTCGGGAGCCGCGCCGAGGACCTCGCGCAGGCGATCGTCTGGTACGACGAGCTCGAGGCGCTCTCGCCCGATCCCGGCGTGGACTTGTGCCTGGCGATCCTCGAGGGCGAGGCCGGGCGCCTCGACCGCCTCCGCCGCCGTGTCCGGGCGTGGGAGCTCCGCGAGCGGCCTCTGCCCGCCCTCGCGGGCCTCGTCCGCGCCGCCTATCTCGACGGGGCGGCCGACCCCGGCCCGGCGGCCCGGCCGATGCTGAACGCCGCGCTCGGGCCGGGCTGGTTCCGCGACCGGCTGGCGCTCGCCCTGGCCGCGCGCGCCGGCGACGGCGCGCTCGCCGCGGCGGCGGGCGCGGAGCTCGCCGAGCGCGGGCGCCGGCTGCTCTGGCGGCTGCGCGCCTTCGCCCTCGCGCAGGCGGCAATCTTCGCGGCGGGCGTGGTCGCGCTCGCCCGGCTCGTCCGGCGGCGCGGCGCCCGGGCGCGCCCCGGCTCGGCGGCGCTTCCGCCGCCGTGGAGCGGCCGCGACGGGGCTGTGGTCCTCATCCGCGGCGGCGCGGTCGGCGCCGTGCTCATGACCGCGTTCTTCCTCGTCCCGGCGGACGGCGCCGGGCGGTCCGCCGTGCGCGTCGCCCTGGCGACGGCGGCGAACCTCGCCTTCGTGCCCGTCCTCCTCATGGCGCGCCGGCGCCTCCTGCGTCCGGCCGGCGTCGGTCTCGCCGCCGGATTCGGCCTGGCGCCGTCGCGGCGCGACCTCGGGACGCTCGCGGCGGTGCTCTTCGCGGTGCTGGCGCTCGGCCAGGCGGGCGGGTGGGGGATCGACTTCACGGCCCGCGCCCTCGGCCTCTCGTCGCACTGGACCGAGTGGTTCGAGGCGGATCTCGCGTGGGGCGGGCGCCTCGTGGTCGGCGTCACCCTCCTCGACGTCGTCGCGCTCACGCCGGTCCTCGAGGAGCTCCTGTTCCGCGGGCTGCTGTTCGCGACGCTCCGCCGCGGGCTCGGCGTGCCCGCGGCGGCGGTCGCGAGCGCGGCGGTCTTCGCGGTCGCGCACGGCTACGGCACGCTCGGGTTCGCGAGCGTCTTCTGGAGCGCGTGCCTGTGGGCGTGGGCCTACGAGAAGACCGGGAGCCTCTGGCCGTGCATCGGGGCGCACGCCGTGGACAACCTCGGCGCGTCGCTCTCGGTCCTGCTGGTGCTCCGTGGTTAG